In a genomic window of Wyeomyia smithii strain HCP4-BCI-WySm-NY-G18 chromosome 1, ASM2978416v1, whole genome shotgun sequence:
- the LOC129718519 gene encoding putative uncharacterized protein DDB_G0282129 isoform X2, translated as MRVLVLTLVNIFCLAKFVKSYGVTEHRVDYIKTADGHEYDYHYHDGTAARFEKSKLHYLQQQEQQEHQQRRQELLLAKQPYKLLYKQPYKQPSSNKYFGVGFEQLLTHRKFSPVGTPSSGYPTFKQQNSIPIFESHERVGIRTYPYLDDDDGSDYDDNTSRRKPSLTKNFIPHSTGSYRKPSNPPQYSNYESEPSGSVSAAESEESVNSPPAPVRPLKTSHTSSVGGGFNSNFLLNVPNIYYIPSGYTYFNTHTSTPKNKLTQELYLSPTEAPSTRRPYVAPSLTTPSPTSKRTTKAPRRPYIAPILATTKRPYIALSIGRPIPVNRGTTRKPTQSSISQSQQQQQQQQQQQQQLFNGASRFRYTTGRPAATTSERTQPSKLYEPEFDIDIRIDLSSDSS; from the exons AACATATTTTGCCTGGCAAAGTTTGTCAAATCCTATGGCGTTACGGAGCACCGTGTAGACTATATCAAAACCGCTGACGGTCATGAATACGATTATCA TTACCACGACGGTACAGCGGCACGATTTGAAAAGAGCAAACTTCACTACCTTCAGCAGCAGGAACAACAAGAACACCAACAGCGGCGGCAGGAGTTACTTCTAGCCAAGCAGCCCTATAAGTTACTGTACAAGCAACCCTACAAGCAGCCTTCGAGCAATAAGTACTTTGGTGTAGGCTTCGAACAGCTTCTCACGCACCGGAAATTTTCACCTGTCGGCACACCTTCCTCTGGCTATCCCACCTTCAAGCAGCAGAATTCGATACCGATATTCGAGAGTCACGAAAGGGTTGGCATACGTACCTACCCGTACCTCGATGATGACGATGGCAGCGACTATGACGACAACACCAGCCGACGAAAGCCTTCGCTGACGAAAAACTTCATTCCCCATTCAACTGGTTCATACCGGAAACCATCGAACCCCCCTCAGTACAGTAACTACGAGAGCGAGCCATCGGGATCGGTGTCAGCGGCAGAATCTGAGGAATCCGTAAACTCACCACCAGCGCCAGTTAGACCTTTAAAAACTAGTCATACGTCTTCAGTGGGAGGCGGCTTTAACAGCAATTTTCTATTGAACGTTCCCAACATCTATTACATCCCAAGCGGCTACACGTACTTTAACACCCACACATCGACTCCGAAGAACAAGCTTACCCAAGAACTGTACCTGTCTCCGACGGAAGCCCCCTCAACGCGCCGCCCGTATGTTGCACCATCCTTAACGACGCCATCTCCCACCTCCAAACGGACAACAAAAGCGCCCCGAAGACCTTACATTGCACCGATTCTGGCGACCACCAAGCGACCGTACATCGCACTCTCGATTGGAAGACCGATCCCGGTGAACAGAGGCACCACGAGAAAACCTACTCAGTCCAGTATTAGTCAAagccaacagcagcagcagcagcaacaacaacaacaacaacaactctTCAACGGTGCCAGCCGGTTTCGCTACACAACCGGCAGGCCAGCAGCGACCACCAGCGAACGGACGCAACCGAGCAAACTGTACGAGCCGGAGTTTGACATCGACATCCGGATCGATCTGTCTTCGGATTCGTCCTGA
- the LOC129718519 gene encoding putative uncharacterized protein DDB_G0282129 isoform X1, whose translation MFRFGNVISHAEKQDLLSYVKQYFIENIFCLAKFVKSYGVTEHRVDYIKTADGHEYDYHYHDGTAARFEKSKLHYLQQQEQQEHQQRRQELLLAKQPYKLLYKQPYKQPSSNKYFGVGFEQLLTHRKFSPVGTPSSGYPTFKQQNSIPIFESHERVGIRTYPYLDDDDGSDYDDNTSRRKPSLTKNFIPHSTGSYRKPSNPPQYSNYESEPSGSVSAAESEESVNSPPAPVRPLKTSHTSSVGGGFNSNFLLNVPNIYYIPSGYTYFNTHTSTPKNKLTQELYLSPTEAPSTRRPYVAPSLTTPSPTSKRTTKAPRRPYIAPILATTKRPYIALSIGRPIPVNRGTTRKPTQSSISQSQQQQQQQQQQQQQLFNGASRFRYTTGRPAATTSERTQPSKLYEPEFDIDIRIDLSSDSS comes from the exons AACATATTTTGCCTGGCAAAGTTTGTCAAATCCTATGGCGTTACGGAGCACCGTGTAGACTATATCAAAACCGCTGACGGTCATGAATACGATTATCA TTACCACGACGGTACAGCGGCACGATTTGAAAAGAGCAAACTTCACTACCTTCAGCAGCAGGAACAACAAGAACACCAACAGCGGCGGCAGGAGTTACTTCTAGCCAAGCAGCCCTATAAGTTACTGTACAAGCAACCCTACAAGCAGCCTTCGAGCAATAAGTACTTTGGTGTAGGCTTCGAACAGCTTCTCACGCACCGGAAATTTTCACCTGTCGGCACACCTTCCTCTGGCTATCCCACCTTCAAGCAGCAGAATTCGATACCGATATTCGAGAGTCACGAAAGGGTTGGCATACGTACCTACCCGTACCTCGATGATGACGATGGCAGCGACTATGACGACAACACCAGCCGACGAAAGCCTTCGCTGACGAAAAACTTCATTCCCCATTCAACTGGTTCATACCGGAAACCATCGAACCCCCCTCAGTACAGTAACTACGAGAGCGAGCCATCGGGATCGGTGTCAGCGGCAGAATCTGAGGAATCCGTAAACTCACCACCAGCGCCAGTTAGACCTTTAAAAACTAGTCATACGTCTTCAGTGGGAGGCGGCTTTAACAGCAATTTTCTATTGAACGTTCCCAACATCTATTACATCCCAAGCGGCTACACGTACTTTAACACCCACACATCGACTCCGAAGAACAAGCTTACCCAAGAACTGTACCTGTCTCCGACGGAAGCCCCCTCAACGCGCCGCCCGTATGTTGCACCATCCTTAACGACGCCATCTCCCACCTCCAAACGGACAACAAAAGCGCCCCGAAGACCTTACATTGCACCGATTCTGGCGACCACCAAGCGACCGTACATCGCACTCTCGATTGGAAGACCGATCCCGGTGAACAGAGGCACCACGAGAAAACCTACTCAGTCCAGTATTAGTCAAagccaacagcagcagcagcagcaacaacaacaacaacaacaactctTCAACGGTGCCAGCCGGTTTCGCTACACAACCGGCAGGCCAGCAGCGACCACCAGCGAACGGACGCAACCGAGCAAACTGTACGAGCCGGAGTTTGACATCGACATCCGGATCGATCTGTCTTCGGATTCGTCCTGA